In Trichoderma atroviride chromosome 2, complete sequence, one DNA window encodes the following:
- a CDS encoding uncharacterized protein (TransMembrane:2 (i64-86o106-128i)) has translation MSKYVPMAVREKREEREGKGTREKEKRKDTPRVVAPTDPFFSLSHSKWELHVVVGKQFNRVRSFFLFVSFSCLCGMCEIASLGVYFEGMGEVEFLSVRLTEWAISATQTTTLVVVAAAALYPSCLILFMDGTVMLWMWCKGIRNC, from the coding sequence ATGAGCAAGTATGTACCTATGGCAGTACGAGAAAaacgagaagagagagagggaaaaggaacccgggaaaaagagaaaagaaaagacaccCCCCGCGTGGTGGCGCCCACcgacccttttttttctctctcacacAGCAAGTGGGAGCTGCACGTTGTAGTGGGCAAGCAGTTTAATAGGGTGagaagcttttttcttttcgtttctttttcttgtttatgCGGGATGTGTGAGATCGCAAGTTTGGGGGTTTATTTTGAGGGAATGGGGGAGGTGGAGTTTTTATCTGTCCGTCTTACGGAGTGGGCTATCAGTGCAACCCAAACAACCACTCTTGTtgtcgttgctgctgctgctttatACCCATCTTGCCTGATCTTGTTCATGGACGGGACTGTGATGCTTTGGATGTGGTGCAAGGGGATTCGGAATTGTTAG